The bacterium genome segment GACGAGGATCTCCTCGAACGCGTCCTCGAAGCCGAGGCTCTTCGCTCGCTCGAGCAGGGCCTTCTTGGCCCGCGTCTCCTGGCCGGAGTACGTGTGCACGATGTACCAGCGCTTGGGCGGGCCACCCGTCGAAGCGGCCGCCGCGGTCGCTCCCGCCTGCTCGGTCTCGTTCGGTGTATCCATCAGCCCAGCACCATCTGCATCACTCGACTCAAACCGAAGTCGACGACGCCTAGAAAGGAAGCGATCAGCGCAACAACGATCACCACCGCGACCGTCCCGTTCACCCATTCGGGCTGCGGGGGCCAGGTGATCTTGTTGAACTCGCCCTGCACTTCCGTGATGTAGTCCCGGGAGCGCGCGATGAATCCCTGCGAATCGTCCGCCATGCCTCGCTGTCGCTCCCGTTCGTTCACTCGCTTCC includes the following:
- the secE gene encoding preprotein translocase subunit SecE, whose translation is MADDSQGFIARSRDYITEVQGEFNKITWPPQPEWVNGTVAVVIVVALIASFLGVVDFGLSRVMQMVLG